A genome region from Baekduia alba includes the following:
- a CDS encoding O-antigen ligase family protein yields MATTALPPVRVTPPGRTAPPTLAVVGFALAAVLLLAATVVAGAKGALAGAVVVDGALIAFATHKVVLRWHSLAVTVILCILLIPIGRYDFPVTLPFNLEPYRALVAVVALIWGASLLAQPDTRWRRTGLFLPLFLLSITIIGGIGLNPDRLALPGVQSAVIKQVSMFASFLFVLLFFSAVIATRDHLNLVIKALVGGGAVVSFFAIIQYHSGFNIFDHLDRGIPILRLVPGGVPDHIEARGSGARIYASAPHPIALSAALVMLLPLGIYLGKAFGGKRWWFATALIGVAAFATVARTGSVMLLVIFFTYLALKPRQVLSLWPWLLPFLVVVHFLAPGAIGGLKSAFFPSGGIVAEQQTQAGMTSSNRLADWGPTIAEWSKKPVFGEGFGTRITAPADPNLNAAILDDQWLASLLETGLLGVIGLLWLICSSVRRTASASRKAEEPYSWLLIGLAGSIASFAVGALTFDAFSFFQCTFLMFALMGIAIPACRLCKRPVAGPSVTLVR; encoded by the coding sequence ATGGCCACCACCGCGCTTCCGCCCGTCCGGGTCACGCCCCCCGGACGCACGGCGCCGCCCACGCTGGCCGTCGTGGGCTTCGCGCTCGCCGCCGTCCTGCTGCTGGCCGCGACGGTCGTCGCCGGCGCCAAGGGCGCCCTCGCCGGCGCCGTGGTGGTCGACGGCGCGCTGATCGCGTTCGCCACGCACAAGGTCGTCCTCCGCTGGCACTCGCTGGCGGTCACGGTGATCCTGTGCATCCTGCTGATCCCGATCGGGCGCTACGACTTCCCGGTCACGCTGCCGTTCAACCTCGAGCCCTACCGGGCGCTGGTCGCGGTGGTGGCGCTGATCTGGGGCGCGTCGCTGCTGGCCCAGCCCGACACGCGCTGGCGCCGGACCGGGCTGTTCCTGCCGCTGTTCCTGCTGTCGATCACGATCATCGGCGGGATCGGGCTGAACCCCGACCGGCTCGCGCTGCCGGGCGTGCAGTCGGCGGTGATCAAGCAGGTGAGCATGTTCGCCAGCTTCCTGTTCGTCCTGCTGTTCTTCAGCGCGGTGATCGCGACGCGCGACCACCTCAACCTCGTCATCAAGGCGCTGGTCGGCGGCGGGGCGGTGGTCTCGTTCTTCGCGATCATCCAGTACCACTCGGGCTTCAACATCTTCGACCACCTCGACCGGGGCATCCCGATCCTGCGCCTCGTGCCCGGCGGCGTGCCGGACCACATCGAGGCGCGCGGCAGCGGCGCCCGGATCTACGCTTCGGCGCCGCACCCGATCGCGCTCTCGGCCGCGCTGGTGATGCTGCTGCCGCTGGGCATCTACCTCGGCAAGGCGTTCGGCGGCAAGCGCTGGTGGTTTGCCACCGCGCTGATCGGCGTCGCGGCGTTCGCGACGGTCGCGCGCACCGGCTCGGTGATGCTGCTGGTCATCTTCTTCACCTACCTCGCGCTCAAGCCGCGCCAGGTGCTGTCGCTGTGGCCGTGGCTGCTGCCGTTCCTGGTCGTCGTGCACTTCCTCGCGCCGGGCGCGATCGGCGGCCTCAAGAGCGCGTTCTTCCCGTCGGGCGGGATCGTCGCCGAGCAGCAGACGCAGGCGGGCATGACGTCGTCCAACCGCCTGGCCGACTGGGGCCCGACGATCGCCGAGTGGTCCAAGAAGCCCGTCTTCGGCGAGGGCTTCGGCACACGGATCACCGCGCCGGCGGATCCGAACCTCAACGCCGCGATCCTCGACGACCAGTGGCTGGCCAGCCTGCTGGAGACGGGTCTGCTGGGGGTGATCGGCCTCCTCTGGCTGATCTGCTCGTCGGTGCGGCGAACGGCCAGCGCGTCACGCAAGGCGGAGGAGCCCTACAGCTGGCTGCTGATCGGGCTGGCGGGGTCGATCGCGTCGTTCGCGGTTGGCGCGTTGACGTTCGACGCCTTCTCGTTCTTCCAATGCACCTTCTTGATGTTCGCCTTGATGGGCATCGCGATCCCGGCATGCCGCTTGTGCAAGCGGCCTGTCGCGGGTCCCTCCGTCACGCTCGTCCGATAG
- a CDS encoding Ig-like domain-containing protein: MSSFRPLRCALLALCLLLAFAGAASASTLYLSPSGSDSAACTSAAPCKSFGRAYTAAAQGDTVQVAGGTYGDQVLSYDASKSSDVDVTFKPAAGAVPKVGFLDFGQYYADLGGRHMTIQDMDIDGFTANRAQDLTFRNLDMHGNFWTNGADGISIIGGSVGGTNNGTHPDIQVWKSGSTTVPSSNILIDGVHLHDVLVATAQDHVECLQVSDVDGLTIRNSHFGPNCDTFGLHIQNTEWGVKNITIENSTFDEPTNSCGCLTAYHGLSIRNGVNVTIRNNSSPAGWYMPDDGAGASNFKVIGNVLDKDFCHSYATYSHNVWIAVAWRDAGPCGSTDQYVGDPGFASATDYHLKSSSPAVNHGDPASFPTTDIEGNARPAGGAPDAGAYELGSSTAPGDTTAPDTTITAAPTGSTTSTSASLSFSASESGSTFACKLDAGAYAACTSPKAYSSLATGSHTFSVRATDAAGNTDATAAAATWTVTSPADTTAPDTTITAQPTQPTTATSASFSFSSSESGSTFACKLDAGAYASCTSPKAYSSLAIGDHTFSVKATDAAGNADASPATVTWTIGTPADTTAPNTTITAQPSSPTTSTSASFSFTATESGSTFECKLDAGAWGSCASPKAYSALTTGAHTFSVRATDAAGNTDASPATSSWTVNAPADTTAPDTAIDSGPTGTTADPTPSLALSATEPGSTFQCRVDGGAWKACSSPYTPSALVDGEHTIAVRAKDAAGNTDATPASVTFTVDTRAPETTIGGGPLLVELTGSATLTFSSPDGGVRFECRVDDGAWHACTSPEQVDGLAFGTHTFQVRAVDAAGNTDASPATTTWTVALPPLPGVDAGTPAVTDPAPAAPAAPAAPTTPIAPTTPRPTGPATTAAKPGKGNNKAPRLNVRVRGVTASAPSAATLAASATDDGTVQTVEFLVDGKVVSSSSKPTATYRTGLLSGGAHTLTVRAFDDAGQASSWALLVRGTGKAAKAAAKAATLSARSAAAGADATALTLTGAAGKKVRVTLTSCVEGRPAAKVTRTLRLDKSGRASLQIARGGLCIAGLNES; encoded by the coding sequence ATGTCTTCGTTCCGCCCACTTCGCTGTGCGCTGCTCGCGCTCTGCCTGCTGCTCGCCTTCGCCGGCGCGGCGAGCGCGTCCACGCTGTACCTCTCGCCGTCCGGCTCGGACTCCGCCGCGTGCACCAGCGCGGCGCCGTGCAAGTCCTTCGGCCGCGCCTACACCGCGGCCGCGCAGGGCGACACCGTCCAGGTCGCCGGTGGCACCTACGGCGACCAGGTCCTGTCCTACGACGCCTCCAAGAGCTCGGACGTCGACGTGACCTTCAAGCCGGCGGCGGGCGCGGTGCCGAAGGTCGGCTTCCTGGACTTCGGGCAGTACTACGCGGATCTCGGCGGTCGGCACATGACGATCCAGGATATGGACATCGACGGGTTCACGGCCAACCGGGCCCAGGACCTCACGTTCCGCAACCTCGACATGCACGGCAACTTCTGGACCAACGGCGCCGACGGCATCTCGATCATCGGCGGCTCGGTCGGCGGCACCAACAACGGCACGCACCCCGACATCCAGGTCTGGAAGTCCGGCTCGACGACCGTGCCCTCCAGCAACATCCTGATCGACGGCGTGCACCTGCACGACGTCCTGGTCGCCACGGCCCAGGACCACGTCGAGTGCCTGCAGGTCTCCGACGTCGACGGCCTGACGATCCGCAACTCGCACTTCGGCCCCAACTGCGACACCTTCGGCCTGCACATCCAGAACACGGAGTGGGGCGTCAAGAACATCACCATCGAGAACTCCACCTTCGACGAGCCGACCAACTCGTGCGGCTGCCTGACGGCCTACCACGGCCTCTCGATCCGCAACGGCGTCAACGTCACGATCCGCAACAACAGCTCGCCCGCCGGCTGGTACATGCCCGACGACGGCGCCGGCGCCAGCAACTTCAAGGTCATCGGCAACGTCCTGGACAAGGACTTCTGCCACTCCTACGCGACCTACTCCCACAACGTCTGGATCGCGGTCGCCTGGCGCGACGCCGGCCCCTGCGGCTCCACCGACCAGTACGTCGGCGACCCCGGCTTCGCCAGCGCCACCGACTACCACCTCAAGAGCTCGTCGCCCGCCGTCAACCACGGCGACCCCGCGAGCTTCCCGACCACCGACATCGAGGGCAACGCCCGCCCGGCCGGCGGCGCGCCCGACGCCGGCGCCTACGAGCTCGGCTCCAGCACGGCGCCCGGCGACACCACCGCGCCGGACACGACGATCACCGCCGCGCCCACGGGCTCGACGACCTCGACGTCGGCGTCGCTCTCGTTCAGCGCCAGCGAGTCGGGCTCGACGTTCGCGTGCAAGCTCGACGCCGGCGCCTACGCGGCGTGCACGTCGCCCAAGGCCTACAGCTCGCTCGCGACCGGCTCGCACACGTTCAGCGTGCGCGCCACCGACGCCGCCGGCAACACCGACGCCACGGCGGCCGCCGCGACGTGGACGGTCACGTCGCCGGCCGACACCACCGCGCCGGACACGACGATCACCGCGCAGCCGACGCAGCCGACCACCGCGACGTCCGCCTCGTTCTCCTTCAGCAGCTCGGAGTCCGGCTCGACGTTCGCGTGCAAGCTCGACGCCGGCGCCTACGCGTCGTGCACGTCGCCCAAGGCCTACAGCTCGCTCGCGATCGGCGACCACACGTTCTCGGTCAAGGCGACCGACGCGGCGGGCAACGCGGACGCCTCGCCGGCGACCGTGACCTGGACGATCGGCACCCCGGCCGACACCACCGCGCCGAACACGACGATCACCGCGCAGCCGTCCTCGCCGACGACCTCGACCTCCGCGTCGTTCTCATTCACGGCCACGGAGTCGGGCTCCACGTTCGAGTGCAAGCTGGACGCCGGGGCATGGGGCTCCTGCGCCTCGCCCAAGGCCTACAGCGCGCTGACGACCGGCGCGCACACCTTCAGCGTGCGCGCCACCGACGCGGCCGGCAACACCGACGCCTCGCCGGCGACGTCGAGCTGGACGGTCAACGCCCCGGCCGACACCACCGCGCCGGACACGGCGATCGACTCGGGCCCGACCGGCACGACCGCCGACCCCACGCCGTCGCTCGCGCTCTCCGCGACCGAGCCGGGCTCGACGTTCCAGTGCCGCGTCGACGGCGGCGCCTGGAAGGCCTGCTCCAGCCCGTATACGCCGTCCGCGCTGGTCGACGGCGAGCACACGATCGCGGTGCGCGCCAAGGACGCCGCGGGCAACACCGACGCGACGCCCGCCTCGGTGACGTTCACGGTCGACACCCGCGCGCCGGAGACGACGATCGGCGGCGGCCCGCTGCTGGTCGAGCTCACCGGCTCGGCGACCCTCACGTTCTCCTCGCCCGACGGCGGCGTGCGCTTCGAGTGCCGGGTCGACGACGGCGCCTGGCACGCCTGCACGTCGCCCGAGCAGGTCGACGGGCTGGCGTTCGGCACGCACACCTTCCAGGTGCGCGCCGTCGACGCGGCCGGCAACACCGACGCCTCGCCGGCGACCACGACCTGGACCGTGGCGCTGCCGCCGCTGCCGGGCGTCGACGCCGGTACGCCGGCGGTCACCGATCCGGCGCCGGCCGCGCCAGCCGCGCCGGCGGCCCCGACCACGCCGATCGCACCGACCACGCCGCGCCCGACCGGGCCGGCCACGACGGCCGCCAAGCCCGGCAAGGGCAACAACAAGGCGCCGAGGCTGAACGTCCGGGTCCGCGGCGTCACGGCGTCGGCTCCGTCGGCGGCGACGCTGGCGGCCTCCGCGACCGACGACGGCACGGTCCAGACCGTCGAGTTCCTGGTCGACGGCAAGGTCGTCTCCTCGTCGTCCAAGCCGACCGCCACCTACCGGACCGGCCTCCTGTCGGGCGGCGCGCACACCCTCACGGTGCGGGCCTTCGACGACGCCGGCCAGGCCAGCTCGTGGGCGCTGCTGGTTCGCGGCACCGGCAAGGCGGCCAAGGCCGCCGCGAAGGCCGCGACGCTCAGCGCCCGCTCAGCTGCGGCGGGCGCCGACGCCACCGCGCTGACGCTGACCGGCGCCGCGGGCAAGAAGGTCAGGGTGACGCTCACCTCCTGTGTCGAGGGCCGGCCGGCGGCGAAGGTCACGCGCACGCTCCGCCTCGACAAGAGCGGCAGGGCCTCGCTGCAGATCGCCCGCGGCGGCCTCTGCATCGCGGGCCTCAACGAGTCCTGA
- a CDS encoding glycosyltransferase family 2 protein, with product MVDAVIVSYNSADTLRACVQPLAGMDHVAVCVVDNDSPEESLGVVADLDVLAVRSGRNGGFSFGCNLGAAQGQAPYILLVNPDAVLAQADLDRMVAVLDAEPDVGLVGPKLIDGDGTLMPSIRRFPRVVSTWAQALYLHRVLPRARWTDEINRRFEEYDRVGYPEWVSGACMLMRRSVLAEIGGMDEGFFLYCEDTDLCARIRARGHRIRYEPTAVAYHQGGASAPRTGLFPVLATSRVRYAAKHDGPWAARAQRLGIAAGHLTHAAINVAQPAKRRGHLAALRAALTRP from the coding sequence GTGGTCGACGCCGTCATCGTCAGCTACAACAGCGCCGACACGCTGCGCGCCTGCGTGCAGCCGCTGGCCGGCATGGACCACGTCGCGGTCTGCGTGGTCGACAACGACTCGCCCGAGGAGTCGCTCGGCGTCGTCGCCGACCTCGACGTCCTCGCGGTGCGGTCGGGGCGCAACGGCGGCTTCTCGTTCGGCTGCAACCTCGGCGCCGCGCAGGGCCAGGCGCCCTACATCCTGCTCGTCAACCCCGACGCGGTGCTCGCGCAGGCCGACCTCGACCGGATGGTCGCGGTGCTCGACGCCGAGCCGGACGTCGGGCTCGTGGGGCCGAAGCTGATCGACGGCGACGGCACGCTGATGCCGAGCATCCGCCGCTTCCCGCGCGTGGTCTCGACCTGGGCGCAGGCGCTGTACCTGCACCGCGTCCTGCCGCGGGCGCGCTGGACCGACGAGATCAACCGGCGCTTCGAGGAGTACGACCGCGTCGGCTACCCCGAGTGGGTCTCCGGCGCGTGCATGCTCATGCGCCGCTCCGTGCTCGCCGAGATCGGCGGGATGGACGAGGGCTTCTTCCTGTACTGCGAGGACACGGACCTCTGCGCGCGCATCCGCGCCCGCGGCCACCGGATCCGGTACGAGCCGACGGCCGTCGCCTACCACCAGGGCGGCGCGTCGGCGCCGCGCACCGGCCTGTTCCCGGTGCTCGCGACCAGCCGCGTGCGCTACGCGGCCAAGCACGACGGTCCCTGGGCGGCCCGGGCCCAGCGCCTGGGCATCGCGGCCGGGCACCTCACGCACGCGGCGATCAACGTCGCCCAGCCGGCCAAGCGCCGCGGCCATCTGGCCGCGCTGCGCGCCGCGCTGACCCGCCCCTAG